One Bdellovibrio bacteriovorus str. Tiberius DNA segment encodes these proteins:
- the infC gene encoding translation initiation factor IF-3 produces MRVNREIRAQQIRVIDDEGNMLGVMTVPEALRIAEDRGLDLLEIAPTATPPTCKIMDYGKWKYENKKKATAARKKQTVVTIKEIQMRPRTDQHDFETKMNHARRFLLEGDKVKVSLRFMGREMAHQELGMEVMKKCIAFVDDLALVESQPKMEGKNMFLMLGPDPLKIKEYQKLHPNKSKQDTKELAELEEVEGDDEE; encoded by the coding sequence TTGAGAGTCAACCGCGAGATTCGCGCTCAACAGATTCGTGTTATCGATGATGAAGGTAACATGCTTGGCGTGATGACAGTTCCTGAGGCGTTACGTATTGCTGAAGATAGAGGCCTCGATCTTCTTGAGATTGCTCCAACAGCAACTCCTCCTACTTGTAAAATCATGGATTACGGCAAGTGGAAGTACGAGAACAAGAAAAAAGCCACTGCGGCTCGTAAAAAACAGACTGTTGTAACAATCAAAGAAATCCAGATGCGTCCTCGTACGGATCAGCATGACTTTGAAACCAAGATGAATCACGCCCGCCGCTTCCTTCTGGAAGGCGACAAAGTGAAAGTGTCTTTGCGTTTCATGGGTCGTGAGATGGCCCACCAGGAGTTGGGTATGGAAGTGATGAAGAAATGTATCGCTTTCGTTGATGACCTGGCGCTGGTTGAATCCCAGCCGAAGATGGAAGGTAAGAACATGTTCCTGATGCTGGGTCCAGACCCACTCAAGATCAAAGAATACCAGAAGCTTCACCCGAACAAGTCCAAGCAAGACACCAAAGAGCTTGCTGAGCTGGAAGAAGTCGAAGGCGACGACGAAGAGTAA
- the dtd gene encoding D-aminoacyl-tRNA deacylase, with the protein MKAVVQRVQNASVVVDGKLISSIEKGYLTLLGVAKGDSEEQLQKLITKILALRIFPDETGKMNLSLKDVGGEHLIVSQFTLLGDASKGHRPSFIGAEAPDRAKELYEKAMAISESQGVKTFGGVFGADMKVSLLNDGPVTLLLEV; encoded by the coding sequence ATGAAAGCAGTCGTGCAACGAGTTCAAAATGCCTCTGTCGTAGTCGATGGAAAGCTTATTTCCTCTATCGAAAAGGGCTATCTGACGCTGCTGGGGGTTGCCAAAGGCGACAGTGAAGAACAGCTGCAAAAACTGATAACCAAGATCCTTGCTTTAAGAATATTCCCGGATGAAACCGGCAAGATGAATCTGTCCCTGAAAGACGTGGGCGGGGAGCATCTGATCGTGTCTCAGTTCACACTGCTGGGGGATGCCTCCAAGGGCCATCGTCCCAGCTTCATTGGCGCCGAAGCGCCGGACCGTGCGAAAGAGCTTTATGAAAAAGCTATGGCCATCAGTGAATCCCAGGGTGTGAAAACATTCGGCGGGGTATTTGGGGCCGACATGAAGGTCAGTCTTCTGAATGACGGCCCGGTGACATTGCTGTTGGAAGTCTGA
- a CDS encoding DUF3341 domain-containing protein, translating into MAAKYTKGIAGIWLEEHQILKATRKVRESGFTKFEAISAYPIHGMEEAAGIKRSWIPYVAFTMGLAGLAGGLGLTYWTSAVNWAVNVGGKPFFSLPAFVPIMFELTILLSALSSVGALFYACGIPRMDPPVIDPDLSCHKFAIFIPHNDNGYDEAKIESMFKELGATEVKKTEY; encoded by the coding sequence ATGGCGGCTAAATATACTAAAGGTATTGCTGGTATCTGGTTGGAAGAGCATCAAATTCTGAAAGCGACCCGCAAAGTGCGTGAGTCCGGTTTCACGAAGTTTGAAGCGATCTCTGCTTATCCTATTCACGGAATGGAAGAAGCCGCGGGCATCAAACGCTCGTGGATTCCTTATGTGGCCTTCACTATGGGTCTGGCTGGTTTGGCTGGCGGTTTGGGTCTGACTTATTGGACTTCCGCGGTGAACTGGGCCGTAAACGTCGGTGGTAAGCCGTTCTTCAGCTTGCCTGCGTTTGTACCTATCATGTTCGAATTGACGATTTTGTTGTCGGCGCTTTCTTCAGTAGGGGCTTTGTTCTATGCCTGCGGTATTCCGCGCATGGATCCACCGGTGATTGATCCGGATCTAAGCTGCCACAAGTTCGCTATCTTTATCCCGCACAATGACAACGGTTACGACGAAGCTAAAATTGAATCCATGTTCAAAGAGCTTGGCGCAACTGAAGTGAAGAAGACGGAGTACTAG
- a CDS encoding alpha/beta hydrolase — MINHEVLPNYRSYETPQFKIETLKIESSILKSNPLQDPATRFNPVLVPHVPGPWPVVVVLSGFTSNAPFNFNGKFNEKNPVQIINEAAARGEAPQALYVFVDALTTWGGSQFINSSAVGNYEDYIMQELIPAVKKHFTASDKKSDWCVTGGSSGGYGALHLGSKYPEVFGVIAAIAPDSFFEASLLSEFYQTAPLWEKYQSGLKALEELRNGRLTKMRNWHTLLNAFGMAACYAPKGEHGDFHFPLEKDGTKNLTVWETILEKDPLHFLPKRVQSLKDKQIYLDVGNKDNFHLQYGCRQISAIFKKNGINHDYVEFDGTHFDIGERRAEVWRWLTTLWRR; from the coding sequence ATGATCAATCATGAAGTTCTGCCCAACTATCGTTCTTATGAGACCCCGCAATTCAAAATCGAGACCCTGAAAATCGAAAGTTCGATTTTGAAGTCAAACCCCCTGCAGGATCCAGCCACCCGCTTCAACCCGGTGCTGGTCCCCCATGTGCCAGGCCCGTGGCCCGTGGTGGTGGTTTTAAGTGGCTTTACCAGCAACGCCCCTTTTAACTTCAATGGCAAATTCAACGAAAAGAACCCGGTGCAGATTATCAATGAAGCTGCAGCCCGCGGTGAAGCGCCCCAGGCACTGTATGTCTTTGTCGATGCCCTGACCACTTGGGGTGGGTCCCAGTTCATCAATTCCAGTGCGGTGGGAAACTATGAAGATTATATTATGCAGGAGCTGATCCCGGCGGTGAAAAAGCACTTCACAGCTTCTGACAAAAAGTCTGACTGGTGTGTGACCGGCGGATCCAGCGGCGGCTATGGTGCGCTTCACCTGGGATCAAAATACCCTGAGGTATTTGGTGTCATTGCCGCGATTGCCCCGGACTCGTTCTTTGAAGCCAGCCTGCTTTCTGAATTCTACCAAACCGCGCCTCTGTGGGAAAAATATCAGTCAGGACTCAAAGCCCTGGAAGAACTGCGCAATGGCAGACTGACGAAGATGCGCAACTGGCACACGCTTTTAAATGCTTTCGGCATGGCCGCTTGCTATGCGCCGAAGGGCGAACATGGTGACTTCCACTTCCCTCTTGAAAAAGACGGCACGAAAAATCTGACCGTGTGGGAAACGATTCTGGAAAAAGATCCGCTGCACTTTCTGCCAAAACGTGTGCAGAGTCTGAAGGACAAACAGATCTATCTGGATGTTGGCAACAAGGACAATTTCCATCTGCAGTACGGATGCCGCCAGATTTCGGCGATATTCAAAAAGAACGGGATCAACCACGACTATGTTGAATTCGACGGAACTCATTTCGACATCGGCGAGCGCCGTGCGGAAGTCTGGCGTTGGCTGACGACGCTGTGGCGTCGCTAA
- a CDS encoding PilZ domain-containing protein, whose translation MHNERFKDLIYLSSSQHLPLYLQRLRGVRWYRSRSAAELKETLQSSKGDLHVIIRTENLSLRAVQAFLSWSHSQMKASFIFIAQHIENSVHQLILNRPDILVLRESERERIEQLVTRRLNGESLKSRKQDRMVVSSPVMLKKSVMAESSPTGAWVQFLREGHMVDFSQGGAQISLGQEQVQKKDFISLMYKNQHGVWVSVESQVRWVGCSADGEQIIGVQFLAVSA comes from the coding sequence ATGCACAATGAGCGTTTTAAAGACCTTATTTATCTCAGTTCGAGCCAGCATTTGCCTTTGTATCTGCAAAGACTGCGGGGCGTGCGCTGGTATCGGTCGCGAAGTGCGGCTGAACTTAAGGAAACACTTCAATCTTCAAAAGGGGATCTTCACGTGATCATTCGCACCGAAAACCTCAGTCTGCGCGCAGTTCAGGCCTTCTTAAGCTGGAGTCACTCACAGATGAAGGCGTCGTTTATTTTTATCGCTCAACATATTGAAAACTCTGTACATCAGCTTATTTTAAATCGCCCGGACATTCTGGTGTTGAGAGAGTCTGAACGCGAAAGAATAGAACAGCTCGTGACGCGTCGCCTAAACGGCGAAAGTCTGAAAAGCCGCAAGCAGGACCGCATGGTGGTCAGTTCTCCGGTGATGCTCAAGAAGTCCGTGATGGCCGAAAGTTCCCCGACCGGGGCGTGGGTACAGTTCCTGCGCGAAGGCCACATGGTGGACTTTTCCCAAGGCGGGGCGCAGATATCCCTGGGGCAGGAACAGGTCCAGAAAAAGGACTTCATAAGTTTGATGTACAAGAACCAGCATGGCGTCTGGGTGTCTGTGGAATCTCAGGTCCGCTGGGTCGGATGTTCAGCTGATGGCGAGCAGATTATTGGTGTGCAATTTCTTGCGGTGAGTGCTTGA
- a CDS encoding c-type cytochrome: MRNIVNISMGVAAAGLAVLALSSCGPRGNKPNVEIIQDMMVTPAVKAQSYDADAPHHRGMRVPPEGTAPVGFEPYQYATDVEAASKNLKNPLAGKMDEETLIVGQKFYETNCALCHGYKGEGGEAAKSTISAKMALKPPSLLTDKVKGWTDGHMYHVITVGQGVMGPYASHIPQQYRWQVVNYIRFLEKQEAK; the protein is encoded by the coding sequence ATGAGAAACATCGTGAATATTTCAATGGGTGTTGCAGCAGCAGGATTGGCTGTTCTGGCGTTGTCCAGCTGCGGTCCTCGTGGCAACAAGCCGAATGTGGAAATTATCCAGGATATGATGGTGACTCCGGCTGTGAAGGCTCAGTCCTACGATGCGGATGCTCCTCATCACCGTGGTATGCGTGTTCCTCCAGAAGGTACAGCTCCGGTTGGTTTTGAACCGTACCAGTATGCTACGGACGTGGAAGCCGCTTCCAAGAATCTGAAAAATCCACTGGCTGGCAAAATGGACGAAGAGACTTTGATCGTAGGTCAGAAATTCTACGAGACAAACTGCGCTCTTTGCCATGGTTACAAAGGTGAGGGCGGTGAGGCTGCAAAGTCCACCATCTCTGCAAAAATGGCTTTGAAACCACCTTCTTTGCTGACTGATAAAGTCAAAGGCTGGACTGATGGTCACATGTATCACGTGATCACAGTGGGTCAGGGTGTGATGGGTCCTTATGCTTCCCACATTCCTCAGCAATACCGCTGGCAGGTTGTTAACTATATCCGCTTCCTAGAGAAGCAAGAAGCTAAGTAG
- the thrS gene encoding threonine--tRNA ligase gives MLMSQITIILPDNSTKVFDHEPTALEVAMSIGPRLAKETLGAKLNGSTEISDLRTVLKDQTKVALVTTKSPESVEVVRHSCAHIMAQAIQDIWPEVKVTIGPVIDNGFYYDFDSPFAFTEEHFEKIEKKMTEIVSKDLPIHRENWPIQKAIETFKGMNERFKVELIEDLAKKGETTVGIYFNGTSWFDLCRGPHIQSTGQIKAFKLLSVAGAYWRGDEKNAQLQRVYATAFNDKKDLETYLHNIEEAKKRDHRKLGKELGMFYFNELAPGSPFFTGKGATVYNSLQTYLRELYFETGYQEVITPQIFDVNLFHTSGHYQNYKENMFFTKVDERDFASKPMNCPSHCLLYNSEKYSYRDLPIKMADFGRLHRYEKSGAMHGLTRVRTFCQDDAHIFCRMDQLQEEIAKFMNLLNRVYDKLGMGNYKIFLSTRPDNRMGSEEYWDMAEGALAEALKSLNLPFELNPGDGAFYGPKLDIMFVDALNRPWQLGTLQVDPNLPQAFDLKYTGEDNKEHRPVMLHRAILGSLERFIGVYLEHTAGHLPPWMMPVQVAILNVTDRVNGFCEELQNSLKGHSVRVEFDRRNEKLNYKIREAQLQKIPYMIIVGDKEAESRTVSLRLRDGSEHKGLTVDQVMNLITTDIKTRSLQSSLAKSATTN, from the coding sequence ATGCTAATGTCACAAATTACAATTATTTTGCCGGATAACTCTACGAAGGTTTTTGACCATGAACCGACAGCGCTGGAAGTGGCGATGTCCATTGGCCCTCGCTTGGCCAAGGAAACTCTGGGCGCAAAACTGAACGGATCAACTGAAATCTCTGATCTTCGCACCGTTTTGAAAGATCAGACCAAGGTGGCTTTGGTCACCACAAAATCCCCTGAATCCGTTGAGGTTGTTCGTCACTCCTGCGCGCATATCATGGCTCAGGCGATTCAGGACATCTGGCCCGAAGTGAAAGTGACCATCGGTCCGGTGATCGACAACGGTTTCTATTACGACTTTGATTCTCCGTTTGCCTTCACTGAAGAGCATTTCGAAAAAATTGAAAAAAAGATGACCGAGATCGTTTCCAAGGATCTGCCGATTCACCGTGAAAACTGGCCGATTCAAAAGGCGATTGAGACCTTCAAGGGTATGAACGAGCGCTTTAAAGTGGAGTTGATCGAGGATCTTGCCAAAAAAGGCGAGACCACTGTCGGCATCTACTTTAACGGCACCAGCTGGTTTGACCTGTGCCGCGGTCCTCACATCCAGTCCACTGGCCAGATCAAAGCGTTCAAGCTTTTGAGCGTGGCGGGGGCTTACTGGAGAGGTGACGAGAAAAACGCCCAGCTTCAGCGTGTGTACGCGACAGCGTTCAACGACAAAAAGGATCTGGAAACGTATCTTCACAATATCGAAGAGGCGAAAAAACGCGATCACCGTAAATTGGGTAAAGAACTGGGCATGTTCTATTTCAACGAACTGGCTCCGGGTTCTCCGTTCTTCACAGGTAAGGGCGCGACGGTTTACAACTCTTTGCAGACCTATCTGCGCGAGCTGTATTTCGAAACCGGTTATCAGGAAGTCATCACACCGCAGATCTTTGACGTGAACCTGTTCCATACGTCCGGTCACTATCAGAACTACAAAGAAAACATGTTCTTTACCAAGGTGGACGAGCGCGATTTCGCCTCCAAGCCGATGAACTGTCCTTCTCACTGTTTGCTTTATAACTCTGAGAAATATTCCTACCGTGATCTGCCGATCAAGATGGCGGACTTTGGTCGCTTGCACCGTTATGAAAAGTCCGGTGCCATGCACGGTTTGACCCGTGTTCGTACGTTCTGTCAGGACGACGCGCACATCTTCTGCCGTATGGACCAGCTGCAGGAAGAAATCGCCAAGTTCATGAACCTGCTGAATCGTGTTTACGACAAGCTGGGCATGGGCAATTACAAGATCTTCCTTTCCACTCGTCCGGACAACCGTATGGGCAGTGAGGAATACTGGGACATGGCCGAAGGCGCTTTGGCCGAAGCCCTGAAATCCCTGAACCTGCCATTTGAGCTGAATCCAGGCGACGGGGCCTTCTATGGACCTAAGTTGGATATCATGTTCGTCGATGCATTGAATCGTCCTTGGCAGTTGGGTACACTTCAAGTGGATCCAAATCTTCCGCAGGCGTTTGATTTGAAATACACGGGCGAAGACAACAAGGAGCACCGTCCAGTGATGCTTCACCGTGCGATTCTGGGCTCTTTGGAACGCTTTATCGGCGTTTACCTTGAGCACACGGCAGGTCATTTGCCACCGTGGATGATGCCAGTGCAGGTGGCGATCCTGAACGTTACGGACCGCGTGAACGGTTTCTGCGAAGAGCTGCAAAACTCTTTGAAAGGACACAGTGTTCGCGTTGAGTTTGACCGCCGTAACGAGAAGTTGAATTATAAAATCCGCGAGGCTCAGCTGCAAAAAATCCCATACATGATTATTGTGGGGGATAAAGAGGCTGAATCCAGAACGGTTTCATTGCGTCTGAGAGACGGTTCAGAACATAAAGGTCTGACTGTGGATCAGGTGATGAATTTGATCACGACTGATATTAAAACAAGAAGTTTGCAGAGCTCTCTTGCGAAGTCTGCAACGACAAACTAG